A region of Nocardioides alkalitolerans DNA encodes the following proteins:
- a CDS encoding ABC transporter permease, with translation MNRARSLVRGALPHVFVLGLLLAAWTAVAASGVVSPAYLTPSPLEVWDAFVRANTYHPVGGGVDRVVRGEENYFLWEHLVVSLRRIGLSLAIALVIGVPLGLAMGYFRGFGRLVGPYVDFLRSIPPLAYIGFLIAWFGFYDTSKIWLLVLAAFPPIALATLNGVRGVREDHVNAALSLGATRRQTLLFVLGPATLPDIISGLRVAVGFAWTTVVAAELVNGLPGIGGLAYLSGTQNKIALSIACILVIGLTAVALDVILRTLEKKLAPWRGKA, from the coding sequence GTGAATCGAGCCAGGTCCCTCGTCCGCGGCGCGCTGCCCCACGTCTTCGTGCTCGGGCTGCTGCTCGCCGCGTGGACCGCCGTGGCCGCCTCCGGCGTCGTGTCGCCGGCCTACCTGACGCCGTCGCCGCTCGAGGTGTGGGACGCGTTCGTGCGGGCGAACACCTACCACCCGGTGGGCGGGGGCGTGGACCGCGTCGTGCGCGGCGAGGAGAACTACTTCCTCTGGGAGCACCTCGTCGTCAGCCTGCGCCGCATCGGGCTCAGCCTCGCGATCGCGCTCGTGATCGGCGTACCGCTCGGGCTGGCGATGGGCTACTTCCGCGGCTTCGGGCGGCTGGTCGGGCCGTACGTCGACTTCCTGCGCTCCATCCCGCCGCTGGCCTACATCGGCTTCCTCATCGCGTGGTTCGGGTTCTACGACACCTCGAAGATCTGGCTGCTCGTGCTCGCGGCCTTCCCGCCGATCGCCCTCGCGACCCTCAACGGGGTGCGCGGCGTGCGGGAGGACCACGTCAACGCGGCGCTCTCGCTGGGCGCCACGCGCCGGCAGACCCTGCTGTTCGTGCTCGGTCCCGCGACCCTGCCCGACATCATCTCGGGCCTCCGCGTCGCCGTCGGGTTCGCCTGGACGACGGTCGTCGCGGCGGAGCTCGTCAACGGCCTGCCGGGCATCGGCGGCCTCGCCTACCTCTCGGGAACCCAGAACAAGATCGCCCTGTCGATCGCCTGCATCCTCGTCATCGGCCTCACCGCTGTGGCCCTCGACGTCATCCTCCGCACCCTCGAGAAGAAGCTCGCCCCGTGGCGAGGAAAGGCCTGA
- a CDS encoding ABC transporter substrate-binding protein translates to MKKLSPLLGAALLAPLALAGCVGGGDTEGDASACPWEADESVDTTVRIGYQKIPNGDVVVKDQGILEDCLPNATIEWSNFASGGDVIQAFGGDSLDIGLVGSSPATRALSEPLNLPVQVVWIHDVIGAAESLVVRDGAATDIAGLKGKTIATPFGSTAHFSLLQAIADAGEDPADYDLVNSEPEQIAPAWSRGDIDAAWIWDPTLSELKADGGEVILTSEDTAAAGKPTFDLAIADRDFVADNEAVMDAWARAQDYAVQQITDDPDKAAESIAVEVGISTDEAKAQLAGYVYLRASDQVGDEYLGGKLGTDLFSTAQFLLTQDSIAAVADESVYADGVNAAPAQAAADAE, encoded by the coding sequence ATGAAGAAGCTCTCGCCCCTGCTCGGCGCCGCGCTGCTCGCCCCGCTCGCCCTCGCGGGCTGCGTCGGCGGCGGTGACACCGAGGGCGACGCGTCGGCCTGCCCGTGGGAGGCCGACGAGTCGGTCGACACGACGGTGCGCATCGGCTACCAGAAGATCCCGAACGGCGACGTCGTGGTGAAGGACCAGGGCATCCTCGAGGACTGCCTGCCCAACGCGACCATCGAGTGGAGCAACTTCGCCTCGGGTGGCGACGTCATCCAGGCCTTCGGTGGCGACAGCCTCGACATCGGTCTCGTGGGCAGCTCGCCGGCGACCCGCGCCCTGTCGGAGCCGCTCAACCTCCCGGTCCAGGTCGTCTGGATCCACGACGTCATCGGCGCGGCCGAGTCGCTCGTCGTGCGCGACGGCGCCGCGACCGACATCGCGGGCCTCAAGGGCAAGACCATCGCGACGCCCTTCGGCTCCACGGCCCACTTCTCGCTGCTCCAGGCGATCGCCGACGCGGGCGAGGACCCGGCGGACTACGACCTGGTCAACTCCGAGCCCGAGCAGATCGCGCCGGCGTGGAGCCGCGGCGACATCGACGCCGCCTGGATCTGGGACCCGACGCTGAGCGAGCTCAAGGCCGACGGCGGCGAGGTCATCCTCACGAGCGAGGACACGGCCGCGGCGGGCAAGCCGACCTTCGACCTGGCCATCGCCGACCGCGACTTCGTGGCCGACAACGAGGCCGTGATGGACGCGTGGGCGCGGGCGCAGGACTACGCGGTGCAGCAGATCACCGACGACCCCGACAAGGCCGCCGAGTCGATCGCCGTCGAGGTGGGCATCTCCACCGACGAGGCGAAGGCACAGCTGGCCGGCTACGTCTACCTGCGGGCCTCCGACCAGGTCGGCGACGAGTACCTCGGCGGGAAGCTCGGCACCGACCTGTTCAGCACCGCCCAGTTCCTGCTCACCCAGGACAGCATCGCGGCCGTCGCCGACGAGTCGGTCTACGCGGACGGCGTGAACGCCGCTCCGGCGCAGGCCGCCGCGGACGCGGAGTGA
- a CDS encoding amidohydrolase family protein — protein MSAEPLALSPGERADWLRATTERLGVPGIFDVHTHFLPPRVTEKVRAVFASAGPLIGREWPIRYLNPDDVNVALLRSLGVRRFTALPYPHRPDMAEFLNDWAADFARRTPEALHCGTFFPEPGAGEYVAARIASGVEVFKVHVQVGAFDVRDEHLVPVWAALEEAGTPVVIHAGSGPVPTEFTGPGPVAEVLARFPRLTLVMAHMGAPEYDEFLAMAETYERVHLDTTMTFTRFFADTTDRFGEVAGVCRHAGDYPDELLDRFAAVGEKVLFGSDFPNIPYAFAHQVEVLEALRHRHPALDDAWLAGVLWHNATRLFGQG, from the coding sequence GTGAGCGCGGAGCCACTCGCCCTCTCCCCGGGCGAGCGGGCGGACTGGCTCCGCGCCACCACGGAGCGCCTCGGCGTGCCGGGCATCTTCGACGTCCACACCCACTTCCTCCCGCCGCGCGTGACGGAGAAGGTGCGCGCCGTGTTCGCGTCGGCCGGCCCGCTCATCGGGCGGGAGTGGCCGATCCGGTACCTCAACCCGGACGACGTCAACGTCGCCCTGCTCCGGTCCCTCGGCGTACGCCGCTTCACCGCCCTGCCCTACCCCCACCGGCCCGACATGGCGGAGTTCCTCAACGACTGGGCGGCGGACTTCGCGCGCCGCACTCCCGAGGCCCTGCACTGCGGCACCTTCTTCCCCGAGCCGGGGGCGGGGGAGTACGTCGCGGCGCGCATCGCGAGCGGCGTGGAGGTCTTCAAGGTCCACGTGCAGGTGGGCGCCTTCGACGTGCGCGACGAGCACCTCGTGCCTGTCTGGGCCGCGCTCGAGGAGGCCGGCACCCCGGTCGTCATCCACGCCGGCTCGGGCCCGGTGCCGACGGAGTTCACGGGACCGGGGCCCGTGGCCGAGGTGCTCGCCCGCTTCCCACGACTGACGCTGGTGATGGCCCACATGGGAGCGCCGGAGTACGACGAGTTCCTCGCCATGGCGGAGACCTACGAGCGGGTGCACCTCGACACGACGATGACCTTCACCCGGTTCTTCGCCGACACGACCGACCGGTTCGGCGAGGTGGCCGGGGTGTGCCGGCACGCCGGCGACTACCCCGACGAGCTCCTCGACCGGTTCGCGGCGGTGGGGGAGAAGGTGCTGTTCGGCTCCGACTTCCCGAACATCCCCTACGCGTTCGCGCACCAGGTCGAGGTGCTCGAGGCGCTCCGTCATCGCCACCCGGCGCTCGACGACGCCTGGCTCGCGGGCGTGCTGTGGCACAACGCGACGCGGTTGTTCGGTCAGGGCTGA
- a CDS encoding amidohydrolase family protein, protein MTTQEPGTAREYVVTGGHVLTMDAALGDLPGGDVHVRDGVIVAVGNDLEAPGAERIDVRGQVVVPGFVDTHWHMWNTLWRGLSHDAVGYFGLHRLARAFTPEDHHVAVRHAATEAINAGFTTVHDWANGLSGPADTEAELAALAETGIRGRLGHGDGPPGQGHALTAEELGAAVARADELGEGRLSVGAVVHHAPGFARSVAAARELGLRTIAPHADFSPHLDLLGPDVVYTHGAGDPPQLLGLLGARGVGIALCPATDPLIGAGMPPLPEMLAAGIALDRIGISVDVTAQSAADPFAAMRSLLGVNRVAQRPGMSFVDVVAQDMAGGPSTPLMHPREALAIATVNGARVLGLDDTAGSLTPGKRADLVTVRTDDLNMLPLHEETDPAALLVLCGQPSNVDTVVVDGRVLKRAGRLVGVDVPDLVRRTAAARTALLARAG, encoded by the coding sequence GTGACGACGCAGGAGCCGGGCACCGCCCGGGAGTACGTCGTCACGGGCGGCCACGTCCTCACCATGGACGCGGCGCTCGGCGACCTGCCCGGCGGCGACGTGCACGTCCGCGACGGCGTCATCGTCGCGGTGGGGAACGACCTGGAGGCCCCAGGCGCGGAGCGGATCGACGTCCGCGGCCAGGTGGTGGTGCCGGGCTTCGTCGACACCCACTGGCACATGTGGAACACGCTGTGGCGGGGGCTGTCCCACGACGCGGTCGGCTACTTCGGCCTGCACCGCCTGGCCCGCGCCTTCACGCCCGAGGACCACCACGTCGCGGTGCGCCACGCCGCCACCGAGGCGATCAACGCCGGCTTCACGACGGTGCACGACTGGGCCAACGGCCTCAGCGGCCCGGCCGACACCGAGGCGGAGCTCGCCGCGCTCGCCGAGACGGGGATCCGGGGCCGCCTCGGCCACGGCGACGGGCCGCCCGGCCAGGGGCACGCGCTCACCGCCGAGGAGCTCGGCGCGGCCGTCGCCCGGGCGGACGAGCTCGGCGAGGGGCGCCTGAGCGTGGGGGCCGTCGTCCACCACGCCCCCGGGTTCGCGCGGAGCGTCGCCGCGGCACGCGAGCTGGGGCTGCGCACGATAGCGCCGCACGCCGACTTCTCCCCCCACCTCGACCTGCTCGGCCCGGACGTCGTCTACACCCACGGCGCCGGCGACCCTCCGCAGCTGCTCGGCCTGCTCGGTGCCCGGGGCGTCGGCATCGCACTCTGTCCGGCGACCGACCCGCTCATCGGTGCGGGTATGCCCCCGCTGCCGGAGATGCTCGCGGCCGGGATCGCTCTCGATCGGATCGGCATCTCCGTCGACGTCACGGCCCAGTCGGCGGCGGACCCGTTCGCCGCCATGCGGTCGCTGCTCGGAGTGAACCGGGTCGCGCAGCGCCCCGGCATGTCGTTCGTGGACGTGGTCGCGCAGGACATGGCGGGCGGACCGAGCACCCCGCTCATGCACCCGCGGGAGGCACTGGCCATCGCCACCGTCAACGGCGCCCGCGTGCTGGGCCTCGACGACACCGCCGGCTCGCTGACCCCCGGCAAGCGGGCGGACCTCGTCACCGTGCGCACCGACGACCTCAACATGCTCCCCCTCCACGAGGAGACCGATCCGGCCGCCCTCCTGGTGCTCTGCGGACAGCCCTCGAACGTCGACACCGTCGTGGTGGACGGCCGCGTGCTCAAGCGTGCAGGGCGGCTGGTCGGTGTGGACGTGCCCGACCTCGTACGGCGCACGGCCGCGGCCCGCACGGCCCTCCTGGCGCGCGCCGGATGA
- a CDS encoding maleylacetate reductase: MRFTHETLPQRVVFAPGGAADAVAAEVGALDGRRIMVVASEREAALADPVAAGLPVVLRHDEVVMHVPVPVAERARQAAAAADVDVVVTVGGGSTTGLGKAVALTTGLPLVAVPTTYAGSEATDVWGLTEDGTKTTGVDRRVLPRSVVYDAALLASLPAALAVASGLNALAHCVDAMWGPRVDPIDQALAGESIRGLAAGLPAVACGEEGGVEQTLYGAYLAAVSFASAGSGMHHKICHVLGGMFDLPHAQTHAVVLPHVLAFNAPHAPGAERRIAAAFDAPSAVAGLASLRAAVNAPVALRDHGMPEDGIAAAVPAVLAAIPANNPTPVTTENLTALLRAAWAGEEPA; encoded by the coding sequence ATGAGGTTCACCCACGAGACGCTGCCGCAACGGGTCGTCTTCGCCCCCGGTGGTGCCGCCGACGCGGTGGCGGCCGAGGTCGGCGCCCTGGACGGCCGGCGCATCATGGTCGTCGCCTCCGAGCGCGAGGCCGCGCTCGCCGATCCCGTCGCGGCCGGGCTCCCCGTCGTCCTGCGCCACGACGAGGTCGTCATGCACGTGCCGGTCCCGGTCGCCGAGCGCGCCCGGCAGGCGGCGGCCGCGGCCGACGTCGACGTGGTCGTCACGGTCGGCGGGGGCTCGACCACCGGGCTCGGGAAGGCCGTGGCGCTCACGACCGGGCTCCCCCTCGTCGCCGTGCCCACGACGTACGCCGGGTCGGAGGCCACCGACGTCTGGGGCCTCACGGAGGACGGCACCAAGACGACCGGGGTCGACCGCCGGGTGCTCCCGCGCTCGGTGGTCTACGACGCGGCGCTCCTCGCCTCGCTGCCCGCCGCGCTGGCGGTGGCCTCCGGGCTGAACGCGCTCGCCCACTGCGTCGACGCGATGTGGGGCCCCCGGGTCGACCCGATCGACCAGGCCCTCGCCGGCGAGAGCATCCGGGGGCTGGCGGCCGGGCTGCCGGCCGTCGCCTGCGGCGAGGAGGGAGGCGTCGAGCAGACCCTGTACGGCGCGTACCTGGCCGCCGTCTCCTTCGCGAGCGCCGGCTCGGGGATGCACCACAAGATCTGCCACGTCCTCGGCGGCATGTTCGACCTGCCCCACGCGCAGACCCACGCCGTCGTCCTGCCGCACGTCCTGGCGTTCAACGCCCCGCACGCCCCCGGGGCCGAGCGGCGGATCGCCGCGGCGTTCGACGCGCCGAGCGCGGTCGCGGGGCTCGCGTCCCTGCGCGCAGCCGTCAACGCCCCCGTCGCTTTGCGCGACCACGGCATGCCCGAGGACGGCATCGCTGCCGCCGTGCCGGCCGTCCTGGCCGCGATCCCCGCGAACAACCCCACCCCCGTCACCACCGAGAACCTCACGGCGCTGCTCCGAGCGGCGTGGGCCGGAGAGGAGCCAGCATGA
- a CDS encoding NADP-dependent oxidoreductase: MARVVQYGETGPAEVLEVVEVPDPVPGSGEVLVEVRAAGVNPIEWKVRSGLRPSPPITEPRRLGSDGAGVVAAVGEGVDDWRVGDEVIVSGAAGTYATHVVVPRQNLTAKPAALDFEQAAALGIPVATAHQALASLDVRRGHVLVVHGGSGGVGQAAVQLARHLGARVIATASPANHDRLRELGAEPVAYGDGLLERIRELAPEGVDRVLDAAGTDEALAASVALVDDPQHAGTIVMGGKAPELGIQAWSGGAPWPLTPEQLRLREDAIPVVADLVARGVFEVEVSRRFALDDVVAAAKESEAGHTRGKIVLLP, translated from the coding sequence ATGGCCCGCGTGGTGCAGTACGGCGAGACCGGTCCCGCCGAGGTGCTGGAGGTCGTCGAGGTGCCGGACCCGGTGCCCGGTTCCGGCGAGGTGCTCGTCGAGGTGCGCGCCGCTGGCGTGAACCCCATCGAGTGGAAGGTGCGCTCGGGCCTGCGGCCCTCGCCGCCGATCACGGAGCCGCGCCGGCTCGGCTCCGACGGCGCCGGTGTGGTGGCGGCCGTGGGGGAGGGCGTGGACGACTGGCGCGTCGGTGACGAGGTCATCGTGAGCGGCGCCGCGGGCACCTACGCCACGCACGTCGTCGTGCCCCGCCAGAACCTCACCGCCAAGCCCGCCGCCCTCGACTTCGAGCAGGCGGCCGCTCTCGGCATCCCCGTGGCCACCGCGCACCAGGCGCTTGCCTCCCTCGACGTACGCCGCGGGCACGTCCTCGTCGTCCACGGCGGCAGCGGCGGGGTCGGCCAGGCCGCGGTGCAGCTCGCGCGCCACCTCGGCGCCCGCGTCATCGCCACCGCCAGCCCCGCCAACCACGACCGGCTGCGGGAGCTGGGGGCGGAGCCGGTGGCCTACGGCGACGGGCTGCTCGAGCGGATCCGGGAGCTCGCTCCCGAGGGCGTCGACCGCGTGCTCGACGCGGCCGGCACCGACGAGGCGCTCGCCGCGTCCGTCGCGCTGGTCGACGACCCGCAGCACGCGGGCACGATCGTCATGGGCGGCAAGGCCCCGGAGCTGGGCATCCAGGCGTGGTCGGGCGGCGCGCCGTGGCCCCTGACGCCCGAGCAGCTGCGGCTGCGGGAGGACGCGATCCCGGTCGTGGCCGACCTCGTCGCCCGCGGCGTGTTCGAGGTCGAGGTCTCCCGGCGCTTCGCGCTCGACGACGTCGTCGCCGCCGCGAAGGAGAGCGAGGCCGGGCACACGCGCGGCAAGATCGTGCTCCTGCCTTGA
- a CDS encoding FAD-dependent monooxygenase, whose amino-acid sequence MPVFDDGLQETEVPRGSVVETDVLVVGSGPAGAAAALCLAELGVATTMITKYRWTANTPRAHITNQRAMEIFRDLGIEDQVLADATPHELVGDTVFCTSIAGEEIGRIHTWGTRPDREADYRLASPCLTVDIPQTYLEPILVRNAAVRGAHVRFSSEYLGLVQDDDGVTVDVRDRLTGHDYQVRAKYVIGADGARSKVAADIGLAYEGAMDIAGSMNITFKADIAALVDHRPSVLYWVIQPGSNVGGIGTGLVRMVRPWDEWLIVWGYDIAGPPPELDEEMAKGIVRDLLGMPDLEPEITGFSLWGVNEMYATTLQQGRVFAAGDAIHRHPPSNGLGSNTSVQDAYNLAWKLAAVLQGYASPSLLDSYEAERAPVAQRIVTRANRSAREFGDLFEALGVVGLEGDAMAAALEERKAATPEGAAKRAALVRAMETKNYEFNAHGVELGQFYASGAILSDGTRPAPSRDEDLYHVMSTSPGAHLPHAWVGDNVTKHALMDLAPYTRWTLLTGITGEAWADAAAAVAAELGVPLATVVIGPGREVEDLYFDWAKLREVEESGAILVRPDKHVAWRAPTLPDDPAATLRDAVATLLGRA is encoded by the coding sequence ATGCCCGTGTTCGACGACGGTCTCCAGGAGACCGAGGTGCCCCGGGGGTCGGTCGTGGAGACCGACGTGCTCGTCGTGGGGTCGGGCCCCGCCGGGGCGGCCGCCGCGCTCTGCCTCGCCGAGCTGGGCGTGGCGACGACGATGATCACGAAGTACCGCTGGACCGCCAACACGCCCCGCGCGCACATCACGAACCAGCGCGCGATGGAGATCTTCCGCGACCTCGGCATCGAGGACCAGGTGCTCGCCGACGCGACGCCGCACGAGCTCGTCGGCGACACCGTGTTCTGCACGAGCATCGCCGGGGAGGAGATCGGACGCATCCACACGTGGGGCACGCGGCCCGACCGGGAGGCCGACTACCGGCTCGCCTCGCCGTGCCTGACCGTCGACATCCCGCAGACCTACCTCGAGCCGATCCTCGTGCGGAACGCGGCCGTGCGGGGAGCGCACGTCCGGTTCTCGAGCGAGTACCTCGGTCTCGTCCAGGACGACGACGGGGTCACCGTCGACGTGCGGGACCGGCTGACGGGGCACGACTACCAGGTCCGCGCGAAGTACGTCATCGGCGCGGACGGCGCGCGCTCGAAGGTGGCCGCCGACATCGGACTCGCCTACGAGGGCGCCATGGACATCGCCGGCTCGATGAACATCACCTTCAAGGCCGACATCGCCGCCCTCGTCGACCACCGCCCGTCGGTCCTCTACTGGGTGATCCAGCCCGGCTCGAACGTCGGCGGCATCGGCACCGGCCTCGTGCGCATGGTGCGCCCGTGGGACGAGTGGCTGATCGTGTGGGGCTACGACATCGCCGGCCCGCCGCCCGAGCTCGACGAGGAGATGGCGAAGGGCATCGTGCGGGACCTGCTGGGCATGCCCGACCTCGAGCCCGAGATCACCGGGTTCTCGCTCTGGGGCGTCAACGAGATGTATGCGACCACCCTCCAGCAGGGCCGCGTCTTCGCCGCGGGCGACGCGATCCACCGGCACCCGCCGTCGAACGGCCTCGGCTCCAACACGTCCGTCCAGGACGCCTACAACCTGGCGTGGAAGCTGGCGGCCGTGCTGCAGGGGTACGCCTCGCCCTCGCTCCTCGACTCCTACGAGGCCGAGCGGGCCCCGGTGGCGCAGCGCATCGTGACGCGCGCCAACCGCTCCGCCCGCGAGTTCGGCGACCTCTTCGAGGCCCTCGGCGTCGTGGGGCTCGAGGGGGACGCGATGGCGGCGGCGCTCGAGGAGCGGAAGGCGGCGACGCCGGAGGGCGCCGCGAAGCGCGCCGCGCTCGTGCGGGCGATGGAGACGAAGAACTACGAGTTCAACGCCCACGGGGTGGAGCTCGGGCAGTTCTACGCGTCGGGCGCGATCCTCTCCGACGGCACCCGGCCCGCGCCGAGCCGCGACGAGGACCTCTACCACGTCATGTCGACCTCGCCGGGCGCCCACCTGCCGCACGCCTGGGTCGGCGACAACGTCACGAAGCACGCCCTCATGGACCTCGCCCCCTACACGCGCTGGACCCTGCTGACGGGCATCACCGGCGAGGCGTGGGCCGACGCGGCCGCCGCGGTCGCCGCCGAGCTGGGCGTGCCGCTCGCGACCGTGGTGATCGGACCGGGCCGGGAGGTGGAGGACCTCTATTTCGACTGGGCCAAGCTGCGCGAGGTCGAGGAGTCCGGGGCGATCCTGGTGCGTCCCGACAAGCACGTCGCCTGGCGTGCCCCGACCCTCCCCGACGACCCGGCGGCCACCCTCCGCGACGCGGTCGCGACCCTGCTGGGGCGCGCATGA
- a CDS encoding intradiol ring-cleavage dioxygenase — protein MTPETSPEQTAREEELVARVAASFDGCEDDRLRTLMQALTRHLHAFVREVRLTEDEWGAAIDFLTAVGHITDDKRQEFILLSDVLGASMQTIAINNEAEGDATEATVWGPFFVEGSPEIELGGDMSFGATGQPCWVEGTVTSTDGTPLAGALVEVWEADEDGFYDVQYADGRTSARAHLHTDADGAFRFWGITPTPYPIPHDGPVGRLLAATGRSPMRASHLHFLVRAPGHRQLVTHIFVEGDKLLASDSVFGVKDSLVKQFAEQPAGTPTPDGRAVEGAWARTRFDVVLAPAREEAR, from the coding sequence ATGACCCCCGAGACCAGCCCCGAGCAGACCGCGCGCGAGGAGGAGCTCGTCGCCCGCGTGGCCGCGTCGTTCGACGGCTGCGAGGACGACCGGCTGCGGACGCTGATGCAGGCCCTCACCCGCCACCTCCACGCGTTCGTGCGGGAGGTGCGACTCACCGAGGACGAGTGGGGGGCGGCCATCGACTTCCTGACGGCCGTCGGCCACATCACCGACGACAAGCGGCAGGAGTTCATCCTGCTCTCCGACGTGCTCGGCGCCTCGATGCAGACCATCGCGATCAACAACGAGGCCGAGGGCGACGCCACCGAGGCCACCGTGTGGGGTCCGTTCTTCGTCGAGGGCTCCCCCGAGATCGAGCTGGGCGGCGACATGTCGTTCGGCGCGACCGGGCAGCCCTGCTGGGTCGAGGGCACCGTCACCAGCACGGACGGGACTCCGCTGGCGGGCGCGCTCGTCGAGGTCTGGGAGGCGGACGAGGACGGCTTCTACGACGTGCAGTACGCCGACGGCCGCACGTCCGCGCGGGCCCACCTGCACACGGACGCCGACGGGGCGTTCCGGTTCTGGGGGATCACCCCCACGCCGTACCCGATCCCCCACGACGGTCCCGTCGGCCGCCTGCTCGCCGCGACGGGCCGCTCACCGATGCGGGCCTCCCACCTGCACTTCCTGGTGCGCGCACCGGGGCACCGCCAGCTGGTCACCCACATCTTCGTGGAGGGCGACAAGCTGCTCGCGAGCGACAGCGTGTTCGGCGTCAAGGACTCCCTGGTCAAGCAGTTCGCCGAGCAGCCGGCGGGCACGCCGACGCCGGACGGGCGCGCCGTCGAGGGCGCGTGGGCGCGGACGCGCTTCGACGTCGTGCTGGCTCCGGCGCGGGAGGAAGCGCGGTGA
- a CDS encoding helix-turn-helix domain-containing protein: protein MAGQAVDQAVDQAGAGPARPRAFEVRQQVDAWERHNGETLLGLRCAVRDRSAFTAREVNLQLDDVHLAHVRATPHRVVRDGALIADRPVDAVVVYAALRGEAVLELAGVRRVMRPGQLVVCDADRPFARGFAHGVEELAVRVPVAALEARTGGLRLGTPVVVDARGPGDDPVARALVRAVGRAVDAPVPVPADEEALLDLVAVLASAGRAASPVAHRAAARAWIDDHLADPTLSATAVAAGAGVSERTLSRLFAESGTSVPRYVLARRLARAHALLRHPDLAGVRVADIAARCGFTSVPHFSQAFRTRYGATPGQVRHEPEATERPA, encoded by the coding sequence GTGGCGGGCCAAGCGGTGGACCAGGCGGTGGACCAGGCGGGTGCGGGACCGGCCCGTCCGCGCGCCTTCGAGGTGCGGCAGCAGGTCGACGCCTGGGAGCGGCACAACGGCGAGACCCTCCTCGGCCTGCGGTGCGCGGTGCGCGACCGGAGCGCGTTCACGGCGCGCGAGGTCAACCTGCAGCTCGACGACGTCCACCTCGCCCACGTGCGGGCGACGCCCCACCGGGTCGTGCGCGACGGTGCGCTGATCGCGGACCGCCCGGTCGACGCGGTCGTCGTGTACGCCGCGCTGCGGGGCGAGGCGGTGCTGGAGCTCGCGGGGGTGCGCCGCGTGATGCGCCCCGGGCAGCTCGTCGTCTGCGACGCCGACCGTCCCTTCGCGCGGGGCTTCGCGCACGGCGTGGAGGAGCTCGCCGTGAGGGTCCCGGTCGCCGCGCTCGAGGCCCGGACGGGCGGCCTGCGCCTGGGGACGCCCGTCGTGGTGGACGCCCGCGGGCCGGGCGACGACCCCGTCGCGCGGGCGTTGGTGCGTGCCGTGGGACGGGCGGTCGACGCGCCGGTACCGGTGCCGGCCGACGAGGAAGCGCTGCTCGACCTGGTCGCCGTGCTGGCGAGCGCGGGACGCGCGGCGTCACCGGTGGCCCACCGCGCGGCGGCGCGGGCCTGGATCGACGACCACCTCGCCGACCCCACGCTCTCCGCCACGGCCGTCGCGGCCGGGGCCGGCGTCTCGGAGCGCACCCTGTCGCGCCTCTTCGCCGAGAGCGGCACCAGCGTGCCGCGCTACGTGCTCGCCCGCCGGCTCGCCCGGGCGCACGCCCTGCTCCGCCACCCCGACCTCGCCGGGGTGCGCGTCGCCGACATCGCGGCCCGCTGCGGCTTCACGTCGGTGCCCCACTTCAGCCAGGCCTTCCGCACGCGGTACGGCGCGACCCCCGGCCAGGTGCGGCACGAGCCGGAGGCGACGGAGCGCCCGGCGTGA
- a CDS encoding ABC transporter ATP-binding protein: MTTEGDRRVVVTDLEQRFGDVHALGPIDLTIEPGSFVTLAGPSGCGKTTLLRLLAGFGAPSAGSITVGGTQVRGPAAERGVVFQQPTLYPWLDVRANVAFGPRLRGAAKAERRRTADRYLELVGLGDVAHRRPYELSGGMQQRAQIARVLANDPDIVLMDEPFGALDALTRERLQNELLTIWRETRKTILFITHSVDEAVFLGSRVLVMSPRPGRIVLDEPAQFSSRSHEVPPEELRELPEFVALAATVRGAIQHVEPTAS, translated from the coding sequence ATGACCACGGAGGGTGACCGCAGGGTCGTCGTCACGGACCTGGAGCAGCGCTTCGGCGACGTGCACGCCCTCGGCCCGATCGACCTCACGATCGAGCCGGGCAGCTTCGTCACGCTCGCGGGCCCGTCGGGGTGCGGCAAGACGACGCTGCTGCGGTTGCTCGCCGGCTTCGGCGCGCCGTCGGCCGGTTCCATCACGGTCGGCGGCACGCAGGTCCGAGGCCCCGCCGCGGAGCGCGGCGTCGTCTTCCAGCAGCCGACGCTCTACCCGTGGCTCGACGTGCGGGCGAACGTCGCGTTCGGTCCGCGCCTGCGCGGGGCGGCGAAGGCGGAGCGGCGACGCACGGCGGACCGCTACCTCGAGCTGGTCGGGCTGGGCGACGTCGCCCACCGGCGTCCCTACGAGCTGTCGGGCGGCATGCAGCAGCGGGCCCAGATCGCCCGGGTGCTGGCCAACGACCCCGACATCGTGCTGATGGACGAGCCCTTCGGCGCGCTCGACGCGCTCACCCGGGAGCGGCTGCAGAACGAGCTGCTGACGATCTGGCGCGAGACGCGCAAGACGATCCTGTTCATCACCCACAGCGTGGACGAGGCCGTCTTCCTCGGCTCCCGCGTGCTCGTGATGAGCCCCCGCCCCGGTCGCATCGTGCTGGACGAGCCCGCGCAGTTCTCCTCGCGCAGCCACGAGGTCCCGCCGGAGGAGCTCCGCGAGCTGCCGGAGTTCGTCGCGCTGGCGGCCACCGTGCGGGGAGCGATCCAGCACGTGGAGCCCACGGCGTCCTGA